A stretch of [Clostridium] scindens DNA encodes these proteins:
- a CDS encoding uroporphyrinogen decarboxylase family protein, with product MNGRERVIAAIRKEPLTEIPSSFSLHFPEGCENGEESVKAHLEFFEKTGTDIYKIMNENLMPACDGVRCGDDWKLIPKFSRNDAWLTKQIDLTKRILDRCEPGHFTMGTLHGVVASSLHLIEKRYGYDGGRLAQPEHLRQNKVAVADVYKRIADILCVLAEEYIKAGLDSVYYAALGGEYRYYTDEEFETFIAPLDKQVMTAIRESGGYCVLHICKDRLNMRRYQSYNDYADIVNWGIYEAPFSLEEGKKLFPGTAIMGGLANRSGVLVEGTKEEIEDRVRQIIEENGKTGFILGADCTIPTEIEYWRVRAAAEAARK from the coding sequence ATGAATGGCAGAGAACGCGTGATAGCGGCGATTAGGAAAGAACCATTAACGGAAATTCCGTCAAGTTTTTCACTTCATTTCCCAGAAGGATGTGAAAATGGAGAAGAAAGCGTGAAAGCGCATCTGGAATTTTTTGAAAAGACAGGCACGGATATTTACAAGATAATGAACGAGAATCTTATGCCTGCATGTGACGGCGTAAGGTGCGGGGATGATTGGAAATTGATACCCAAGTTTTCCCGGAACGATGCGTGGCTAACAAAGCAGATCGATCTTACCAAGAGAATACTGGACCGGTGCGAGCCCGGACATTTTACCATGGGAACGCTGCACGGAGTCGTGGCATCCAGCCTTCATTTGATTGAGAAAAGATACGGTTATGACGGAGGGCGTCTGGCACAGCCAGAGCATCTCAGGCAGAATAAGGTGGCTGTGGCGGATGTATACAAGCGGATCGCGGATATCTTATGCGTGCTGGCGGAGGAATACATAAAGGCTGGATTGGATTCGGTTTACTACGCGGCTTTAGGCGGAGAATACCGCTACTATACGGATGAAGAATTTGAGACATTTATAGCGCCGCTGGACAAGCAGGTTATGACGGCGATAAGAGAGAGCGGCGGCTACTGCGTGTTACATATATGCAAGGACAGGCTGAACATGCGTCGGTATCAAAGTTACAACGACTACGCGGATATTGTGAACTGGGGAATCTACGAAGCGCCATTCTCTCTTGAAGAAGGAAAGAAATTGTTTCCTGGGACAGCTATCATGGGCGGGCTTGCGAATAGAAGCGGCGTGCTGGTAGAGGGAACGAAGGAAGAGATAGAAGACAGGGTAAGGCAGATCATAGAAGAGAATGGTAAGACAGGATTCATCTTAGGAGCAGACTGTACCATTCCTACGGAGATTGAATACTGGAGGGTAAGAGCAGCGGCAGAGGCAGCCAGGAAATAA
- a CDS encoding hydantoinase/oxoprolinase N-terminal domain-containing protein: MSYRLAADVGGTFTDIVLLNDDTGVYETTKVLTTPEALEKGILKGFDELAGDKYDQIASIVHGTTSGLNSVIERRGAHCALVTTKGFRDVYEIARANRPEIYNIHYHKPEPLIPRKDIYEIDERVAFDGTIEKKSQKK, encoded by the coding sequence ATGTCATACAGATTAGCAGCGGATGTGGGCGGAACCTTTACGGATATTGTTTTATTAAATGATGATACCGGCGTCTACGAGACGACCAAGGTGCTGACGACTCCTGAGGCGCTGGAAAAAGGAATACTAAAAGGCTTTGATGAATTGGCGGGAGATAAATATGATCAGATAGCCAGTATTGTCCATGGAACTACTTCTGGACTGAATTCCGTGATCGAACGAAGGGGAGCTCACTGCGCGCTCGTGACGACAAAAGGATTCCGCGACGTGTATGAGATTGCCAGAGCCAACCGTCCGGAGATTTATAATATCCACTATCACAAGCCAGAGCCACTGATTCCGAGAAAAGATATATATGAGATCGATGAGCGGGTTGCTTTTGATGGAACCATTGAAAAAAAGTCACAAAAGAAATGA
- a CDS encoding hydantoinase/oxoprolinase family protein, with the protein MMQEVTEALKGKYDSIAVCLINSYANTENEKEVCRILEEELEEGTIITASHEIAKESREYERVSTSVLNAYVAPSTRRHVFALSEELEKRGFTGTLYMMQSSGGVIRAEMASSTAVYTLMSGPVGGAIGASVINRDNLIGFDIGGTSFDVSIIVNNRMETTVEAEIEGFPVLAPTVNVFSIGAGGGSIAWNEAGGMRVGPQSAGAMPGPVCYGRGGDKPALTDANLVLGHMSAKHFLGGRMEMDTQKTLDVFEEYGRQFGLDAVTAAEGVCEIANHKMADAIRELTVKRGIDPRNFSILAFGGAGPMHAALIAEMLDIKEVIVPANPGVFSAWGMLHADIRHDTGRTRVCLLSSLNEEEFHKNFAELKQELDEVLEKEGIIDDERKYICALDMRYFGQEYTISVDIPDESVFDKDEIEKSYSAIYERLYGHHSSDNVVELVNYRMTVLVPVNKAASGSRASDSQVEPIEKIQGYFDGRKYEIDVYSRECLVTGSEISGPAIVVELTSTTIVPPGWRLTVDEADSMIMKRMNGGAAND; encoded by the coding sequence ATGATGCAGGAAGTGACGGAGGCTTTAAAGGGAAAGTATGATTCCATAGCCGTATGCCTGATCAACAGTTATGCAAATACGGAGAATGAAAAGGAAGTATGCCGGATTCTGGAAGAGGAACTGGAAGAAGGGACGATCATCACTGCGTCCCATGAGATTGCGAAAGAATCCAGGGAATACGAAAGAGTGAGCACTTCCGTACTGAATGCATATGTAGCCCCAAGCACAAGAAGGCATGTATTTGCACTGTCGGAAGAACTTGAAAAAAGAGGCTTTACCGGCACGCTTTATATGATGCAGTCAAGCGGTGGCGTTATACGGGCAGAGATGGCGTCCTCTACCGCCGTATATACGCTGATGTCCGGCCCGGTCGGCGGAGCAATCGGTGCCAGCGTGATCAACCGGGATAATTTGATCGGATTTGACATAGGCGGTACGAGTTTTGACGTGAGCATCATCGTGAATAACCGGATGGAGACCACGGTAGAGGCTGAGATCGAGGGATTCCCGGTACTGGCGCCAACCGTCAATGTATTCAGCATTGGCGCGGGAGGCGGAAGCATCGCATGGAATGAAGCAGGGGGGATGCGTGTAGGCCCACAAAGCGCGGGCGCGATGCCAGGCCCGGTATGTTATGGAAGAGGCGGCGATAAGCCAGCACTTACGGATGCCAACCTGGTACTGGGACATATGTCCGCTAAGCATTTTCTGGGCGGCAGGATGGAGATGGATACGCAGAAGACTCTAGACGTATTTGAAGAGTACGGAAGGCAGTTCGGCCTGGATGCGGTCACTGCCGCGGAAGGCGTCTGCGAGATTGCCAACCACAAGATGGCGGATGCCATCCGGGAACTTACGGTAAAGCGGGGAATCGATCCAAGGAACTTCTCGATTCTCGCGTTTGGCGGAGCAGGCCCAATGCATGCGGCGCTGATCGCGGAGATGCTGGATATTAAGGAAGTCATCGTACCGGCTAATCCGGGAGTGTTTTCCGCGTGGGGCATGTTGCATGCGGACATCCGGCATGATACCGGCCGAACCAGGGTATGCCTGCTGTCTTCGCTGAATGAGGAGGAATTCCACAAGAACTTTGCCGAACTGAAGCAGGAACTGGACGAAGTACTGGAAAAAGAAGGAATCATAGATGATGAAAGAAAATATATCTGTGCTCTGGATATGCGTTACTTTGGCCAGGAGTACACCATTTCTGTGGATATTCCGGACGAGTCCGTGTTTGATAAGGATGAAATCGAGAAGTCTTACAGCGCCATTTATGAGAGGCTATACGGACACCATTCATCCGATAATGTGGTAGAACTGGTGAATTACCGCATGACAGTGCTGGTACCCGTGAACAAGGCGGCTTCGGGGAGCCGTGCCAGCGATAGCCAGGTTGAGCCTATTGAGAAGATTCAAGGCTACTTTGACGGCAGAAAATATGAGATTGATGTCTATTCCCGGGAATGTCTTGTAACCGGAAGCGAGATCTCAGGTCCGGCCATCGTGGTCGAACTTACGTCCACGACGATCGTTCCGCCGGGATGGAGGCTGACGGTAGATGAAGCCGATAGCATGATAATGAAAAGGATGAACGGAGGTGCGGCAAATGACTGA
- a CDS encoding hydantoinase B/oxoprolinase family protein, whose product MTDRVNPIVVEIIRNAVNSAAREMNSCLIKSAFGPGIYEMKDCSVGIFDREARLLGQSSGLPIFLGNLEICIQIVTDKIGLDGYQKGDVFVMNDPYLQGTHAADITVFSPIFYEGRLEGFSAVRAAMQDMGGKNPMGCADSTEVYQEGLRIPPVRLCSAGTICEDVMDLLTINSRYHAMMRGDLNACISACYTGETRMGELFGRYGTETVHQAALEIFRQSEQLDRQAVAEIPDGEYYAEGCLDNDGITPEERPLKVKVTIRGEEMTIDLSGSARMGVGPINCGEAQTIAACRVGYKEVINPDSQVSGGTFRNLNVIVEKGSFLAAEEPAPCGWYFTGLGLLIDLIIKALAPVIPKQAAAAHYGDSNVILFSGYDSIREKQFAICEATAGGWGAYDGDDGQNGMINVVNGDLKNWGIEFIESKYPLRILSYKVREDSEGAGQFRGGLGLERTYRVETDAQCNLMLWVERSKTTAWGLLGGHAAQAPDVVVNPGTPEEKHYLKTNMLPVKKGDIIRISTGGGGGYGDPKERSREAIASDIENGYLTLEHAQKLYCYQ is encoded by the coding sequence ATGACTGATAGAGTGAATCCAATCGTGGTAGAGATTATTCGAAATGCGGTGAATTCTGCCGCAAGGGAAATGAACAGCTGCCTAATTAAGAGCGCATTTGGCCCGGGCATCTATGAGATGAAAGACTGCAGCGTCGGAATCTTCGACAGGGAGGCCCGGCTGTTGGGACAGTCTTCTGGACTGCCCATCTTCCTTGGGAATCTGGAGATCTGCATTCAGATCGTGACGGATAAGATCGGACTGGATGGATATCAGAAAGGCGATGTGTTCGTAATGAACGACCCATATCTTCAAGGAACTCACGCTGCTGATATTACCGTGTTTTCACCGATATTCTATGAAGGAAGGCTGGAAGGGTTCTCCGCGGTCCGCGCAGCAATGCAGGATATGGGCGGAAAGAATCCCATGGGATGCGCGGACAGCACAGAGGTCTATCAGGAGGGATTAAGGATACCGCCGGTCAGGCTATGCAGCGCAGGGACGATTTGTGAAGATGTTATGGACCTTCTCACGATTAATAGCAGATATCATGCAATGATGAGAGGGGACTTAAATGCCTGCATATCCGCCTGCTACACAGGAGAGACCAGAATGGGAGAACTGTTTGGGCGTTACGGTACAGAAACAGTCCATCAGGCGGCACTGGAGATATTCCGGCAGTCCGAGCAGCTTGACAGACAGGCGGTGGCGGAGATACCAGACGGAGAATACTATGCGGAGGGCTGTCTGGACAATGACGGAATCACGCCAGAAGAGCGGCCGCTTAAGGTAAAAGTGACGATCCGGGGAGAAGAGATGACGATTGATCTAAGCGGAAGCGCCAGAATGGGCGTAGGGCCGATCAACTGCGGAGAAGCACAGACGATCGCCGCATGCCGTGTAGGTTATAAAGAGGTGATCAATCCGGATAGCCAAGTGTCCGGAGGAACGTTCCGCAATCTCAATGTAATCGTAGAGAAAGGGAGTTTTCTGGCGGCAGAAGAGCCGGCGCCGTGCGGCTGGTACTTTACCGGACTGGGACTTTTGATCGACCTGATTATCAAAGCACTGGCTCCGGTCATTCCTAAGCAGGCCGCGGCAGCCCATTACGGAGACTCGAATGTCATCCTGTTCAGTGGCTACGACAGCATCCGGGAAAAGCAGTTTGCGATCTGCGAGGCCACGGCAGGAGGCTGGGGCGCGTATGACGGGGATGACGGACAGAATGGCATGATCAATGTAGTCAACGGAGATTTAAAGAACTGGGGAATTGAGTTTATTGAAAGCAAATATCCACTCAGAATCCTGTCTTATAAGGTACGGGAAGATTCCGAAGGCGCGGGACAGTTTAGAGGCGGCCTTGGGCTGGAACGCACCTATCGCGTAGAGACGGATGCGCAGTGTAATCTGATGCTCTGGGTGGAACGGTCTAAGACGACAGCTTGGGGGCTCTTGGGAGGACATGCTGCACAGGCGCCTGATGTGGTGGTCAATCCGGGCACTCCGGAAGAAAAGCATTATCTGAAGACCAATATGCTTCCTGTGAAGAAGGGAGATATTATAAGGATAAGTACAGGCGGAGGAGGTGGATACGGAGATCCCAAAGAAAGAAGCCGGGAAGCAATCGCGTCAGATATTGAGAATGGATACCTGACATTGGAACATGCCCAGAAATTGTATTGTTATCAGTAA
- a CDS encoding ABC transporter substrate-binding protein, with protein sequence MKKNLKKAVSLLIVFAMIISLAACGKSGDKKEGTQKAASDEDKTFTAALGVMPSNFDPTNLVGAGDMNASRTCYEPLVEEVRGSTELEPWLAESYEVPDAKTYIFKLREGVKFADGTDLNAEAVVYSYNRAMAFVSSISTLVQEIESVEATDEMTVTIKLKSDNSGFLYNVAKIGIISPTWCKEHEEDGDWAQAYCARHSCGTGAYQISGFEEDQYYTMEKFDDYWGGWKDNQIDKIQTLIVKDNATQIQMLNSGEVDKLQIPITENLDILEANENIDVLTEQSLQTNIFTFNTKKAPFDNLQVRQAVTLAMSYEGVKDNVYNGKATIPSGFMPAKFAEHDDSIPEQSQNLEKAKKLMEQSGVGECKISVHLCEGSDDQVQMAQILQANLAEIGITLEVKVMPWLSMVEENSSPDTAPEMSALNMGAFTGDSVFFLKQNFHSMYSGQPYNWSFYENPEFDEAIDKATATVDEKEKKEYLNTAQNILVDDCAALYIASPDSVEAINNKYQGFKIHPLDYYYSIRFYQLTIGE encoded by the coding sequence ATGAAAAAGAATTTAAAGAAAGCAGTTTCCCTGTTGATCGTATTTGCTATGATTATCAGCCTTGCTGCCTGCGGGAAGTCCGGGGATAAGAAGGAAGGTACCCAGAAGGCAGCCAGTGACGAGGATAAGACGTTTACCGCCGCATTGGGCGTCATGCCGTCTAATTTCGACCCGACGAATCTTGTAGGGGCCGGAGACATGAATGCATCCAGAACCTGTTATGAGCCGCTGGTGGAAGAGGTCCGCGGATCGACGGAACTGGAGCCTTGGCTGGCAGAAAGTTATGAGGTTCCCGATGCGAAGACCTATATCTTTAAACTGCGGGAAGGCGTGAAATTTGCCGACGGAACGGATTTGAACGCGGAGGCGGTGGTGTATTCCTATAACCGCGCCATGGCTTTTGTAAGTTCCATCTCCACGCTGGTACAGGAAATAGAGAGTGTGGAAGCTACAGATGAGATGACGGTAACGATTAAGTTAAAAAGCGATAATTCAGGATTCTTATACAATGTTGCAAAGATTGGAATCATCTCTCCAACTTGGTGCAAGGAGCATGAGGAGGATGGAGATTGGGCACAGGCATATTGCGCAAGACATTCCTGTGGAACCGGCGCTTATCAGATCTCCGGCTTTGAAGAAGACCAGTACTATACTATGGAAAAATTCGACGACTACTGGGGCGGATGGAAAGATAATCAGATTGATAAGATCCAGACACTGATCGTAAAAGACAATGCAACACAGATTCAGATGCTCAATTCCGGCGAAGTAGACAAACTTCAGATTCCAATTACTGAGAATCTGGATATTCTAGAGGCAAATGAGAATATCGACGTTCTGACGGAACAATCTCTGCAGACAAATATTTTTACCTTCAATACTAAGAAGGCTCCGTTCGATAACTTGCAGGTAAGGCAGGCGGTGACGCTGGCTATGAGCTATGAAGGAGTAAAAGATAATGTATATAACGGAAAGGCTACGATTCCAAGCGGATTTATGCCGGCAAAATTTGCGGAGCATGATGACAGTATTCCGGAACAGTCACAGAATCTTGAGAAGGCTAAGAAATTAATGGAACAGTCCGGCGTAGGCGAATGCAAAATCTCAGTTCACCTTTGCGAGGGAAGTGACGACCAAGTGCAGATGGCACAGATCCTTCAGGCTAATCTGGCAGAAATCGGCATCACGCTTGAAGTCAAAGTTATGCCTTGGCTCTCCATGGTAGAAGAGAATTCTTCACCAGATACCGCCCCGGAAATGTCAGCGCTTAATATGGGGGCATTTACAGGCGACTCCGTGTTCTTCCTGAAACAGAATTTCCACAGTATGTACAGCGGGCAGCCATACAACTGGAGTTTTTATGAGAACCCGGAATTTGACGAGGCGATTGACAAGGCAACGGCAACCGTAGATGAAAAAGAGAAGAAGGAGTATCTCAATACAGCGCAGAATATTCTCGTGGATGACTGTGCGGCACTTTATATAGCATCCCCGGATTCTGTGGAGGCGATCAATAACAAATATCAGGGATTTAAGATTCATCCGTTGGACTACTATTATTCCATCCGTTTCTATCAGTTGACAATTGGAGAATAA
- a CDS encoding ABC transporter permease — translation MVKFLAKRILSLIFVVIGITLVVFIATHCLPADPARAAAGPSASKEQVEEKRVELGLDRPLYVQYLDYMKGLAHFDMGKSYKSRQPVTQEISSRLAATMELTVLSLVVFFIIALLMGSIAALKRNKIIDHVIRFFSVGSMAVPPYWLALLLQYFLFYKAQLLPSGYRLPAGVTGPDTVTGFYLLDSAIQGDWALFALCAKHLLLPVLSLVIGYCGITTRMMRTQLLQELRQDYIRTARSKGLPEHTVIRRHAMKNAISPILTMLGMQAGGMIGGTVLIEKIFSWPGLGSYALEAIMSMDLLVIAGITTVMAVIFILINLIVDISYVLIDPRVRLS, via the coding sequence ATGGTTAAATTTTTGGCGAAAAGAATATTATCTTTGATATTCGTCGTAATAGGGATCACGCTTGTCGTGTTCATAGCGACACACTGTCTTCCGGCTGATCCGGCGCGGGCGGCTGCGGGGCCGTCCGCCTCCAAGGAACAGGTCGAAGAAAAAAGGGTGGAACTGGGACTGGACCGGCCGCTGTATGTCCAATATCTGGATTATATGAAGGGGCTTGCGCATTTTGATATGGGAAAATCCTACAAAAGCAGGCAGCCGGTGACACAGGAGATTTCTTCAAGGCTGGCAGCCACGATGGAACTTACAGTCCTGTCTCTTGTGGTATTTTTCATTATTGCGCTGCTGATGGGAAGCATTGCGGCGCTGAAGAGGAATAAGATCATCGACCATGTCATCCGGTTCTTTTCGGTGGGAAGCATGGCAGTACCGCCTTACTGGCTGGCTCTTCTGCTGCAGTATTTTCTGTTCTATAAAGCGCAGCTGCTGCCGTCAGGCTACCGGCTACCGGCGGGCGTGACCGGCCCGGATACCGTGACCGGATTCTATCTGCTGGACAGCGCTATTCAAGGGGACTGGGCCTTGTTCGCGCTGTGCGCGAAACATTTGCTGCTGCCGGTATTGAGCCTGGTTATCGGGTATTGCGGAATCACGACAAGGATGATGCGCACACAGCTTTTGCAGGAACTGCGGCAGGATTATATCCGCACAGCCAGATCCAAAGGCCTGCCTGAGCATACGGTAATAAGACGCCATGCAATGAAAAACGCCATTTCCCCCATATTGACTATGCTGGGGATGCAGGCCGGCGGCATGATCGGAGGAACCGTTTTGATCGAGAAGATATTTAGTTGGCCGGGACTGGGCTCCTATGCGCTGGAGGCGATCATGTCGATGGACCTTTTAGTGATCGCCGGAATCACGACGGTGATGGCTGTCATTTTCATACTTATTAACCTGATTGTTGATATTTCCTATGTACTCATAGATCCGAGAGTGAGGTTATCATGA
- a CDS encoding ABC transporter permease, whose protein sequence is MMKTIKKYFFRDIPSTIGTVISLGILLFMIIGPFATKYDPLTVDMGAKLVKPGSIHIFGTDEMGRDIFSRLAYGSWYSMGTALAVVLLAAIVGIIVGGIAGYVGGWFDNLVMRICDVFLSFPQVFLAMIIAAAIGAGIGPTIFALAVSWWPNYARMVRGMVIVIKEKLYVESAKAIGMHPLRIIFTIIIPQTMSMVIPQITMGIGNALIAASGFSFIGLGAQMPTPEWGAMISQGSRFIFNAPYYVIIPGIFIFLAVLGFSLLGDSLQEATNPELKNL, encoded by the coding sequence ATGATGAAGACGATAAAAAAATACTTTTTCCGGGACATTCCATCCACCATAGGAACCGTGATCTCTCTGGGAATTCTTCTATTTATGATTATAGGCCCCTTTGCCACGAAGTATGACCCTCTTACGGTGGATATGGGCGCAAAACTTGTGAAGCCGGGAAGCATACATATCTTTGGAACAGACGAGATGGGGCGGGATATTTTTTCCAGGCTTGCGTATGGCTCATGGTATTCAATGGGGACGGCGCTGGCGGTGGTTCTTCTTGCAGCCATAGTGGGAATCATCGTGGGCGGAATCGCCGGATATGTGGGCGGCTGGTTCGATAACCTGGTTATGCGGATATGCGACGTATTCCTGTCTTTCCCGCAGGTATTCCTGGCTATGATCATCGCTGCAGCCATCGGTGCAGGGATCGGACCGACGATATTCGCGCTGGCAGTCTCGTGGTGGCCGAATTATGCCAGGATGGTGCGGGGGATGGTAATCGTGATCAAAGAAAAACTTTATGTAGAGTCGGCGAAGGCGATAGGAATGCATCCTCTGCGTATTATCTTCACCATCATCATCCCGCAGACTATGTCAATGGTAATCCCCCAGATTACAATGGGAATTGGAAACGCGTTGATCGCGGCATCCGGATTCTCGTTTATCGGCCTTGGCGCGCAGATGCCGACGCCGGAATGGGGGGCGATGATATCCCAGGGCAGCAGATTCATCTTCAATGCGCCATATTATGTTATCATTCCGGGTATATTTATTTTTCTTGCAGTGCTGGGATTCAGCCTGCTTGGCGATTCGCTGCAGGAGGCAACCAACCCGGAACTTAAAAATTTGTAA
- a CDS encoding M24 family metallopeptidase: MDISRKFEEARSVMKSYGKDCMILAPSTDLRYLSGFHGISMERPILLILTLKKAFFVLPEFELDNLREELKAAVTCISWKEQEDPYAKAAQALEQENICHAVFGNQMQAVMFYRLKEAFTNWRWEPAGPLMAKLRSRKEEEEYQCLKMAQRLSGEALLRLLKEGLSGRTELEAAVRLNEYMREAGLECMGTPLVAAGANGALAHHGADDTVIRRGDPVIIDFGGCCKGYYADITRTVAVGDISEEFANVFRIVRKANEAAAAAARPGMTGEELDAVARKIIDEAGYGHILHIGLATGLDLTCMRSLTS; encoded by the coding sequence ATGGATATCAGCAGAAAATTTGAAGAAGCAAGAAGCGTGATGAAAAGTTATGGGAAGGACTGCATGATACTGGCGCCTTCTACGGATCTTCGCTACCTGAGCGGATTTCATGGGATTTCCATGGAACGCCCGATTTTACTGATATTAACGCTGAAAAAGGCGTTTTTCGTCCTGCCGGAGTTTGAGCTGGACAACCTGAGAGAGGAATTGAAGGCTGCCGTTACCTGCATTTCGTGGAAGGAACAGGAGGACCCCTATGCAAAGGCGGCGCAGGCTTTGGAACAGGAGAATATTTGCCACGCGGTTTTTGGAAACCAGATGCAGGCGGTGATGTTCTACCGCCTGAAGGAGGCATTTACAAACTGGCGGTGGGAGCCGGCAGGGCCGCTGATGGCAAAACTCCGCTCAAGAAAAGAGGAAGAAGAATACCAATGCCTCAAAATGGCCCAGAGGCTGTCTGGCGAGGCGCTTTTAAGACTTCTTAAGGAAGGCCTGTCCGGCCGGACCGAACTGGAGGCGGCTGTAAGGCTCAATGAGTATATGCGCGAAGCGGGGCTGGAATGTATGGGTACGCCGCTGGTGGCAGCCGGGGCGAACGGCGCGCTTGCACATCATGGCGCCGATGATACCGTTATTCGGAGAGGAGATCCTGTCATCATTGATTTTGGAGGATGCTGCAAGGGATACTATGCGGACATTACCCGAACCGTGGCGGTGGGAGACATATCGGAAGAGTTTGCCAATGTCTTCCGGATTGTACGAAAAGCAAATGAAGCCGCTGCTGCTGCTGCGAGGCCTGGCATGACCGGGGAAGAACTGGATGCAGTGGCGCGGAAGATCATAGATGAGGCAGGATACGGCCATATTTTACACATAGGCTTGGCCACGGGGTTGGACTTGACGTGCATGAGGAGCCTTACATCGTAG
- a CDS encoding M24 family metallopeptidase — MHEEPYIVAGNEAPLLAGNVFSNEPGIYLPGRFGVRLEDVLYLKEDGAECLTGLTHDILTTE; from the coding sequence GTGCATGAGGAGCCTTACATCGTAGCAGGAAACGAAGCGCCTCTTTTGGCAGGAAACGTCTTTTCCAATGAGCCGGGGATCTACTTGCCGGGACGGTTTGGAGTCCGACTTGAGGATGTGCTTTATCTGAAGGAAGATGGGGCAGAGTGCCTGACTGGCCTTACGCATGATATCCTGACGACGGAATAA
- a CDS encoding ABC transporter ATP-binding protein, with amino-acid sequence MAKEILRVENLVTEFWGEDHPTKAVDGVSFHVNEGEILGIVGESGCGKSVTSMSVMRLIPEQAGGVTSGTITFDGRDTLSMEKKEFSKIEGKDLTMIFQEPLSSLNPLLTCGYQIVETLRYHEKISKKEAWAKAEELLEMVGIPMPAKRAREYPHQLSGGMRQRVMIAMAIACNPKLLIADEPTTALDVTIQAQILDILKRLRQERNMAVMFITHDMGVIADVSDRVIVMYAGNVVEEAPVTQFFKNPLHPYTKGLLKAIPRPDMKNERLYMIKGTVPGPEEQYAMKGCKFCDRCEHALPKCREERPAMKDMGNGQKTACWLYDDGEGPAKARQ; translated from the coding sequence ATGGCAAAGGAAATATTAAGAGTGGAGAATCTGGTCACGGAATTCTGGGGTGAAGATCACCCTACAAAGGCAGTGGACGGAGTATCCTTCCACGTGAATGAAGGCGAGATACTGGGAATCGTAGGCGAATCGGGCTGCGGCAAAAGCGTGACCTCCATGTCCGTTATGCGGCTCATTCCGGAACAGGCCGGAGGCGTTACCAGCGGCACAATTACATTTGACGGCAGGGATACGCTGTCCATGGAGAAGAAGGAATTCTCGAAGATTGAAGGAAAAGATCTGACGATGATCTTCCAGGAGCCTCTTTCCTCTCTGAATCCGCTGCTGACCTGCGGCTACCAGATTGTGGAAACCTTGCGGTACCATGAAAAGATAAGTAAAAAAGAAGCCTGGGCAAAAGCAGAGGAACTACTGGAGATGGTAGGGATTCCGATGCCTGCAAAGAGGGCCAGGGAATATCCGCATCAGCTGTCCGGCGGGATGCGCCAGAGAGTCATGATTGCAATGGCCATAGCATGCAACCCCAAACTTCTGATTGCGGACGAGCCTACGACAGCCCTGGATGTAACGATTCAGGCGCAGATTCTGGACATCCTAAAAAGACTTAGGCAGGAGCGCAATATGGCAGTAATGTTCATCACCCATGATATGGGCGTGATCGCGGATGTCTCTGACCGGGTCATCGTAATGTATGCGGGAAATGTGGTAGAGGAAGCGCCAGTTACGCAGTTTTTTAAGAATCCCCTTCATCCATACACAAAGGGGCTTCTAAAAGCGATTCCAAGACCCGATATGAAGAATGAAAGGCTGTATATGATCAAAGGCACCGTGCCGGGACCGGAGGAACAGTATGCGATGAAGGGCTGCAAATTCTGCGACAGATGCGAGCACGCCCTCCCAAAATGCAGGGAGGAAAGGCCGGCTATGAAAGACATGGGCAATGGCCAGAAAACCGCGTGCTGGCTATATGACGACGGCGAAGGACCTGCAAAGGCACGGCAGTAA